Part of the Methanomassiliicoccales archaeon genome is shown below.
GTTCATCTTATGTACTGCCCTGACCGCGTTCAACGTCGCCGTCGCCAACCCGAACTATGCCAGCGTTGATGGCGTTCTATATGACAAGGCGCTCACCACGCTGATACAATATCCAGAGGGGAAGGTGGGGGCTTTCACCATCCCCAACGGTGTGATGGTGATCGGTAACTATGCATTCTCCTCCTGCTCACACCTGACCTCCGTGGTCATCGGAGACGATGTCACCACCATCAATATGCACGTGTTTGCCGAATGCATCAACCTGACCTCCGTGGTCATCGGAGAGAGCGTGACGTCAATCGGAACCTATGCGTTCTTGGATTGTTATAAACTAACGTCTTTGACCATCGGCAACAACGTCACAACGCTGCTGAACTATGCGTTCTGCTTCTGTACTTCCTTATCCTCCATCAAGCTCCCTGACAGCATCACCACCATTGGGCCGGGAGCGTTCTGGGGCTGTGCTGCCCTGACCTCTATCGCGATTCCAAATGGCGTCACGACCATTGGCAACAATGCGTTCGCCGAATGCATCAACCTGACCTCCATCATGTTCATAGGGCTAGGAGCGCCGACCACGGTCGGGGTCGATTGGATTATAGACACGGATCCTGGAATACAAGGTCACGCCTATGCCGCCTCGAACTTCCCCGCACCGGGAAACGATTTCCATGGATTGGTGATGGGAACGGTCCTGTCCATACTACCTAGTGCACCCACCGGCCTCACCGCCACCCTGAACAACACCCAGGTCGTCCTGACGTGGAACGCCCCTACCCTAGATGGAGGCGTTCCGATCAACGACTACCACTTGTACCGGTCCACGTCCCTCAACGGCACCTATGAACTGATAGCTGCGCCAGCAGGATTGAACTATATTGACGAGGACGTGGCCGACGGTCAGACCTACTGGTACAAGGTCAGCGCTTTGAACGCGAACGGGGAAGGAACTAAAAGCGCAGTCATCTCCATCGATGTACCTGGCAGCTCAGCGAGCGACAGTACCATGTTGCTGATTGTGGCAGTGATCGCCATCGTGGCAGTACTAGGAGTCGTGGCGTTCCTGTTCCTGCATCGGAGGAAGTGAACATCGCACGAACAAACCCTTTCCCAATTCCATTTTTTGATAAGACATGTATCGCCAATACGTTATAAAAAAATAAAATGGAAAAGATTTTAAGCCGGTGCAAAAACACCCCTGATTGAAGCATCGTATCGATAAGCTGGCGTGGTCATAGTGCGTACCCCTCCAGCCTAACCCCATCGATATATCTCTAAAACCTTATATTGCTCAATAATCGATCAGGGGAATGTTGCATTGCCGATGAGATCTCTGTTGGTCCTGTTCTCATATCATCATCACAACACCGAAAAGGTCGCCAAGGTCTTCGCCGAGGTCCTTGGCGCGCAGATAAGGACGCCGGAGCAGACCGACCCCGGGGAGCTTCAGCAGTACGACCTGATAGGCCTCGGATCGGGGATCTACGGCGGAGAGCATCACCAGGACCTGCTCGACCTGGTCGACAGGCTTCCCCAGGTCTTTGACAAAAAAGCGTTCCTTTTCTCGACCAGTTACGATAGAAGAATCGACCTGGTCCACTCGTCGCTAAGGAAAAGACTGGAATCGAAAGGCTACATCATCGTCGATGAGTTCAATTGTGGAGGTTTCAACACCCATAGCTTCCTAAAGTTGTTCGGGGGACTGAACAAGGGCCGGCCCAACCCCGAGGACCTCAAACGGGCGGAGGAGTTCGCCCAGGGCCTAAAACTAAAAATGCAGACCCCCCCATGAGATGGCGAGCGCGCCGCCTGCAACGTGTTTAAGATGTGAATAACAAGTCATTCACAAAGGGGGATAGAATGGGAAAGTGGAGCAGGAGCGTCGCCTTAACAAAGATGAGCTTCCGGGTGATCCGCAAGGACAAGGAGATCCTGTTGTTCCCGGTGATGTCCGGGCTGGTATCGATCATCGTAATGGCCTCGTTCTTCGGTTCCTGGTTCTTCCTGAACGGCTTCGACATCGAAGGGATGCAGAACAATTACCTGCTCTACGTGTTCCTCTTCCTCTTCTATCTGGTCAGCTACTTCACGGTCATCTTTTTCAACGTCGCGTTGGTCGCTTGCTCGATGAAAAGATTGGAAGGCGGGGACCCCACGGTACGTTACGGCCTGGGCTTCGCCGCAGGCCGTTTAAAGGTCATCCTGAAATGGGCGCTCGTAGCGGCGACGGTCGGACTGATCCTAAAATCGATAAGCAGCCGGTCAGGCGCTATGGGGAAGATCGTCATCGGTTTCATTGGAGCCGCTTGGTCTATAGCCACCTATTTCGTCGTGCCGGTCATCGCCTTCGAGGACGTCGGGCCCTTCCAGGCCATAAAGAGAAGCCTCGGGATCCTACGGGGGACCTGGGGCGAGGGCCTGCTCTCCAATCTAGGCCTGGGCCTGATCTTCTTTGCTCTGGCGCTTCTCGGCCTTGTGCCCATCGTGCTCGTCATCATCTACGGCAGCCTGATGATGATACTGATCGCTATAGTGGCGGTCGTCCTGTACTGGGTGTTCCTGGGGGTGCTCTATTCCACCGCCTCCACGGTACTATTGACCGCCCTGTTCCGTTTCGCCACTACCGGCAAGGTGTCCGAGGACTTCCCCGAGGCGGTGGTCAAGAACCCCTGGACCGCCGAGCAAGCGGGCTGGAAGTAGCCCGCTGACATTACGACGAGGCCATGCCAATCATTAATAACCCCACTCATCAATAAAATCCCAGGGGGTTCAAATGGAGCGAGGCAAGACCATCCATTTGATACTGGTATGCGCGGTCGTGCTGTTGCTTGTGTTGAACGTTTTCCAGTTCATGATCAATTCCAACAACGATGGAGTGAAGCAGGAGGACGTCCCCGTTCAGATAGCGGACCTCAAGGGGGACGACTGGGTAAGCTTGGTCGGCGAGACGGTCACGGTCGAAGGGTATTATGTGAAGAACAACGGTATGGGAATGCTGATCTCCGACCCCTCCCTGACCCAGATCAGACGAGCATTGAACACCTCGGAGCTCCTCCGGATTGACGCCCCGTTGCCCGATGATGCGGTCCAATTCGGCAAATACCTGATCAAGGGAAAGGTGTTCGAATCGGCCAACGTGGACGAGAAGGTCTACCTCGGGACTGACAAATATACTTTGGTACTGCTTCCGCTCGTCGACCCGCCCTTGTACGTCATCGACGTTCCGCTACTGATCCCGCCCGAACACTCAGCGACGAAATAAGCCGTGCTCATCAGTGGGGGAGTTTCGACAGAGGATGCCTGGCCATCGTTCTGGAACGACCTAGTGCTGGTCTATTCTGTCCTGGTCCAGAATTATAGCTATGATCCGGAGAACATTTATGTTATCTACAACGACGGTGTAGGCGCGGACGGTCAGATACCGATCGACTGCTCCGCCTCATCCGCCTACGTTAGTACTATTTTGGACAACCTGGCCGAGGTCACGACAGCAGAGGACACGTTCTTCTTCTATGCTACGGACCATGGTAGTTGTGCACCAAGTTGGGGGAATGAGCCGAGCAACGACCAAGGAAATGATGAATACATCGCCCTTTGGCACGATAGCTATGTGGATGACCTACTGAACACAAAGCTCTATGATATCGACTGTGAAAAGGCCATCATCATCTTGGACCTGTGCTATTCGGGCGGTTTCACCTGGAACCTTCACGGGCATAGCAACCGAATCATCATGACCGCCTGCCTAGAAAGTCAGGGTGCGGTCGACAATCCTAGCATTCCGAACGGAGACTTCACCTACAACCTCATGAACGCGTTCAAAAATAGCTATTATGGGCTCATAATAGCAGACATGGATTTCAACGGCAAGGTCTCCGTGGCGGAAGCCTTCAATTACGCCGCGTATTACTCGGTCCCATATCAGACCCCGACCTACGACGACAATGGCGACGGTGTCTCGCACAGCGGCTTCATCCCTAACGGTGGGGTGTCGGGCGACGGGATATTGGGGGACATCTACCTCTGAGCAGGAGAGGCATAGGATGATGCCTTGGGAAGTCTACTCCCTCGATATGCGAGAGGAGATCAGGGCCTTCATCGAGATGGTGGCGAACCGAAGGTCGGCGCAGATCCTAAAGGTCATTCCCGACGTCGAGATAAAGCTGGCCATGGACGAATCGGGGCTGCGGTGCGCCCTGCAGGTGTTCAAGAACGGAGAACTGGAACGCCTGGAGTTCATCGAGTCGGAATCGACCGCCGGGCAGCTGAGATATTTTGACGATTACATCGACGTGGGCAAGAGCATCGGGACCCTGGTCCTGTTGTTCCCCGAATCCAAGTTCTCCCGCGACATGGCCTCGGGGATCTATCAGAGCATCATGAAGGAAGTGCGCGATAAAGCGGAACGCGAGGTGAGCTTCCAAGGGTTCGTCTATGATGACCGGGGGAACCTGAAGAAAGCAGAGTGAGCAATTTTTTACATGATCGTGCATCGACTTTTTTAACAGCAAAGCATTAATTCCTCTTCCAAACAATGTTAATTTAACTCATTTTTTATTTAAAAGTGAGGGGGAAATTCATCGTGGATAAGAGACTGGGGTCGTATGCGATACCCATGATTTTAGTGTTCATGCTGGTTATAGGTGGGTCCTTCATCGTTACTACGGATCCAGTGGACGCCGCAATAGAGGGGGATTATGAATACACAACGAGCGGAAGTCCTACCGTCGCAACTATCACTGGGTATACTGGTGCTGGGGGAGCGATCACTATCCCGGACGTATTGGGCGGCTATCCGGTCGTGGCCATCAATGATTCTGCGTTCTACATATGCTACTCCTTGACCTCGGTGGTCATCCCTGACAGTGTCAAGACCATCGGGAACGAAACGTTCTGTGGGTGTAATGCAATGACCTCTGTGACCATCGGCGACCATGTCATCTCCATCGGGAAAGAGGCGTTCAGATCATGCCACCATTTGACCTCATTGATCATTCCCGACA
Proteins encoded:
- a CDS encoding fibronectin type III domain-containing protein, with product MEKGLGTSVISTILVFMLLSGAFIVMATDTVSADQSGDYTYSQSGGLATITGYTGAGGAITIPATLDTYPVVYIGDEAFMMNTNLTSVTIPNSVTKIGQYAFADTIHMTSVTIGSSVSNIGNEAFYSAVALASVTIPSSVTIIGNYVFVYCNNLTAINVAVANPNYASVDGVLYNKAVTTLIQCPCAKAGDLTVPGSVTYIGSNAFLTCRALTSVAIPNSVTNIANNAFSSCTALTAINVAAGNPNYASVDGVLYNKALTTLLKYPGGKTGAFTVPDGVTSVDTYAFSTSIHLTSVTISNSVVTIGTYAFSYCVNLTSVIIGSGVTSMDVGAFQYCSALTSMTIPAGVTTISDTAFILCTALTAFNVAVANPNYASVDGVLYDKALTTLIQYPEGKVGAFTIPNGVMVIGNYAFSSCSHLTSVVIGDDVTTINMHVFAECINLTSVVIGESVTSIGTYAFLDCYKLTSLTIGNNVTTLLNYAFCFCTSLSSIKLPDSITTIGPGAFWGCAALTSIAIPNGVTTIGNNAFAECINLTSIMFIGLGAPTTVGVDWIIDTDPGIQGHAYAASNFPAPGNDFHGLVMGTVLSILPSAPTGLTATLNNTQVVLTWNAPTLDGGVPINDYHLYRSTSLNGTYELIAAPAGLNYIDEDVADGQTYWYKVSALNANGEGTKSAVISIDVPGSSASDSTMLLIVAVIAIVAVLGVVAFLFLHRRK
- a CDS encoding flavodoxin family protein, producing MRSLLVLFSYHHHNTEKVAKVFAEVLGAQIRTPEQTDPGELQQYDLIGLGSGIYGGEHHQDLLDLVDRLPQVFDKKAFLFSTSYDRRIDLVHSSLRKRLESKGYIIVDEFNCGGFNTHSFLKLFGGLNKGRPNPEDLKRAEEFAQGLKLKMQTPP
- a CDS encoding DUF6159 family protein, encoding MGKWSRSVALTKMSFRVIRKDKEILLFPVMSGLVSIIVMASFFGSWFFLNGFDIEGMQNNYLLYVFLFLFYLVSYFTVIFFNVALVACSMKRLEGGDPTVRYGLGFAAGRLKVILKWALVAATVGLILKSISSRSGAMGKIVIGFIGAAWSIATYFVVPVIAFEDVGPFQAIKRSLGILRGTWGEGLLSNLGLGLIFFALALLGLVPIVLVIIYGSLMMILIAIVAVVLYWVFLGVLYSTASTVLLTALFRFATTGKVSEDFPEAVVKNPWTAEQAGWK